In Peromyscus maniculatus bairdii isolate BWxNUB_F1_BW_parent chromosome 21, HU_Pman_BW_mat_3.1, whole genome shotgun sequence, one DNA window encodes the following:
- the LOC102904989 gene encoding LOW QUALITY PROTEIN: phosphoglycerate kinase 2 (The sequence of the model RefSeq protein was modified relative to this genomic sequence to represent the inferred CDS: inserted 3 bases in 2 codons; deleted 3 bases in 2 codons; substituted 2 bases at 2 genomic stop codons), whose product MSHSSKLTLDEADLKGKRVIRRVDFNIPMKNNQITNSQRIKAAIPSIKHCLEKGAKSAVLMSYLGQLDSVSKPDKYSLVPITAELKSRLGKDVLFLKDCGLXSREKSCHPDNGSVILLEKLCFHVEEEVKGQDPAGKKITXAAKVEAFRASLSKLSDVYVNNAFGIPHRAHISMVGVNLPQKPYGFLMKKELDYFAKVLENPEKLFLAILGXVKLKAKIQPIKHMLDVLYKVKFMIVEGGMPYTFLKKLKNMDIGASFFEEEXAKIVKDNMAKAEKNGVKVTLPVDFVPADKFDEHAKVGQATLESGIPSGWISLDCVPESIKNNAQIVTEAKLIIWNGPMGVFEWDAFAKGTKALMNEVVKATSKGCVTIIGDGDTATCCAKWDTENKVSHVSTGGGASLELLEGKVLPGVEALSNM is encoded by the exons ATGTCTCATTCTAGTAAGTTGACTCTGGACGAAGCAGACCTTAAGGGGAAAAGGGTCATTAGAAGAGTAGACTTTAACATTCCCATGAAGAACAACCAAATCACAAACAGCCAGAGAATCAAGGCTGCCATCCCAAGCATCAAGCATTGTCTGGAAAAGGGAGCCAAGTCTGCAGTTCTCATGAGTTACCTTGGCCAGCTTGATAGTGTCTCTAAGCCAGACAAATATTCCTTAGTTCCTATTACTGCTGAGCTCAAATCCAGGTTGGGAAAGGATGTTTTGTTCCTAAAGGAT TGTGGGCTCTGAAGTAGAGAAAAGTCCTGCCACCCAGATAATGGGTCTGTCATCCTTTTGGAGAAACTGTGCTTCCACGTAGAGGAAGAAGTCAAGGGTCAGGATCCTGCTGGAAAAAAGATCA AAGCTGCTAAAGTAGAAGCCTTCAGAGCATCACTCTCAAAACTCAGTGATGTCTATGTCAACAATGCTTTTGGCATCCCACACAGGGCCCACATTTCCATGGTAGGAGTAAATTTGCCACAGAAGCCATATGGGTTCCTCATGAAGAAGGAACTAGATTACTTTGCCAAGGTTTTAGAAAACCCAGAGAAACTCTTCCTGGCTATCCTTGGTTGAGTCAAACTGAAAGCCAAGATCCAACCCATCAAACACATGTTAGAC GTACTATACAAAGTCAAATTCATGATTGTTGAGGGTGGGATGCCTTACACCTTCCTGAAGAAACTCAAGAACATGGATATTGGTGCTTCCTTTTTTGAAGAAGA AGCCAAAATTGTCAAAGATAACATGGCCAAAGCAGAAAAGAATGGTGTAAAAGTTACCTTACCTGTTGACTTTGTACCTGCTGACAAGTTTGATGAGCATGCAAAAGTTGGACAAGCCACTCTAGAATCTGGCATACCATCTGGCTGGATAAGTTTGGACTGTGTTCCTGAGAGCATTAAAAACAATGCTCAAATTGTGACCGAGGCAAAGCTTATTATTTGGAATGGACCTATGGGGGTGTTTGAATGGGATGCCTTTGCTAAGGGAACAAAAGCCCTCATGAATGAAGTTGTAAAGGCCACCTCCAAAGGCTGTGTCACCATTATAGGGGATGGAGATACTGCTACTTGCTGTGCCAAATGGGACACTGAAAACAAGGTCAGCCATGTGAGCACTGGAGGTGGGGCAAGTCTCGAGCTGCTGGAAGGTAAAGTCCTTCCTGGGGTGGAGGCCCTGAGCAACATGTAA